The Candidatus Saccharibacteria bacterium sequence CGAAAAAGGTGACCAAAGTCACCCAGATGAAGCGTGCCCTAAAGCGTCGATGGCGCTGGTTTATGGGGCTTTCCAAGAAGAAAAAAGCACTGCTTATTGCAACACCTATCCTGGCTTTCTTGATTTTGACTCCCCTGCTCACCTATCTTTATTATTTCAATGATATCGGTGACCAAGAGCGCCTGATGAACCGTAATAATACGGGCGTTGTACTAATGGATAGAAACGGTAAGACTTTTTACAGTACTGGCCGCGCCGAACATCGCGACCTTGTGCCGCTTGATAAGATTTCGACCAATGTGAAAGAGGCACTGATAGCGGCAGAGGACAAGGACTTTTACAACCATGGCGGGTTTTCGATAGAGGGAATTATGCGCGCGGTGTATGGCACGGTGACGTCACAAGAGGCGTATGGTGGTGGATCGACGCTGACGCAGCAGTTGGCTAAGAACACGCTACTTTCGGCTGATTATTCGTATATTCGTAAATATCAAGAATTGGCAATTTCGATAGCGATTGAACAGCGTTATAGTAAAGATCAGATTTTAGAAATGTATCTTAACTCGGCATTTTTTGGCGGGACGATATTTGGTATAGAAGATGCGGCGAAGGCGTACTTTAATAAGGCGCCAAAAGATTTAACCCTTGCCGAGAGTTCGATGCTGATTGGTATTTTGCCAGCGCCAAATGCGTACTCGCCGACGCTTGGTAACCCGCAATATGCAAAAGAGCGCCAAGAAACGGTGCTGACCCGCATGGTGACAAACGGGTATATTACCGAGGCCGAGAAAACCACGACACTAGCGAAAAAGCTAAAATACGCACCTATGAACGACACTAACGACAGCGAAGCGCCGCATTTTGCCGAGATGGTTTTGGAAGATTTGTATGCAAACCATGGTGGTGAAGAAACGGTAATACGTTCGGGCTACCAGGTAAAAACCACGCTTGATTTAGAATTGCAGCGCAAGCTTAAAAAGAATATCGATAACCACGTGAGTTACATAGAAATGAACGGTGGTTCAAACGCTGGCGGTGTTGCAATTGACCCGGCGTCGGGCGAGATTCGCGCACTAGTAGGAAGCGTGGATTGGAACAATAAAAAGTGGGGCAATGTGAATATGGCTACCACACCGCGCCAGCCGGGATCGAGCTTTAAGCCTATCTACTACAGCGAGGCGTTGGCGCAGGGTCTTATTACGCCGGCCACAATTCTTGCCGATGTTCCGACTGATTTTAATGGCTACAAACCGCAAAATGCCAACCGAACATTCAGCGGTAATATTTCGGTGCGAAACGCCCTTGCCCGCTCGCTTAACATTCCAGCAGTAAAGGTTATGGAAAAGCTGGGCGTTGAGCGTTCGGTAGAGGCAGCGCGTCGCATGGGAATTACTGCTATCGAGGAAAATAAAGAGTATGGATTGTCGCTTGCGCTTGGATCGGCCGAAGCGCCACTGGTGCAGATGACAAACGCCTACGCGGCATTTGCAAACCAGGGGAAGCAGTTTAATACATCGGTAATTCGTGAAATTGATAACAAGTACGACGACACGATATTTGTAAGCACCGAGAAAAGTCGAGAGGTTATTAGCGAAGAAGGCGCGTTCTTGATATCGAGCATACTTTCGGATAACAATGCGCGCGCACCAATATTTGGTTCGTCGCTGACGGTTTGGGGGCATACTGCGGCAGTTAAAACCGGTACAACCGACGACCAGCGCGATGCCTGGACAATTGGCTACACGCCACAACTCGCCGTGGGAGTATGGGTGGGGAATAATAACAATGCCACTATGCTAAACGGTGGGTCGGGCATGGCAGGGCCAATTTGGGTAAATACCATGAGCCAGGCGCTTGCAGGCGTTGCCGATACTAAATTTACGATGCCAAGCGGTGTTATACAAAAACCGATTTGTTACGGATCGGGCGGACTCGCGAGCGGATCGGGAACAAACACCTATAACGAATTCTTCCTCTCCTCTGCCCTTCCAACGGCAACATGTTCGCCGACTCAAAAAGAGACAAAGACGGAAGAGAAGCCGAAGGATGAAGGCGACACCGATCAAGATCAAGACGCGGGTACCGATGGTGGTGATGGCACCGGTGATACTGGTACCGATAACGGCGATGGTACGACACCTCCGGTAGATGACGGCACCGATCCTGGAGCGGGCGATGGAGACACGGGGACTGATCCTGTTGTCGATCCGGTGACCGACCCCGTAACGCCGTAATCTGTGGCATAATAGGTAACATATGATTGCACATGTTTCTGGAATAGTGGCCGAAAAGTTTAACTCGTCGATAATTGTCGACGTGAATGGTGTTGGTTACGAAGTGGCGGTGGCGCTGGGCGATTTTGAGCGCTCGCTTATTAACGAGCCGGTGAAGTTTCATACGTACCATCACATTCGCGAACAGTCACAGGAGCTGTTTGGCTTTACCAGCTTGGCGGCAAAAAAGCTGTTCGAAATGCTGATTACCGTGCAAGGTGTGGGGCCAAAGGCGGCGCTGGCGATTCTTAGTTTGGGCGAAAGCGAAACGGTGCGCAACGCAATTGCCAATGGCGATGTCGTGTTTATTACGAAGGCCAGCGGAGTAGGCAAGCGAATTGCCGAGCGTGTGGTTGTTGATCTTACCGATAAGGTAGGATTAGCGCTGCGTACTACTGTTGATAGCGTGGGAGTATCGCGCCAGATTAATCAAACCGACGAAGCGCTAGAGGCGCTCATGGCACTTGGATACAATTTGAACGACGCGACACGTGCGCTTGAAGGGATTTCGACCGAACTTTCTACAGCCGATCGTGTTACGCAAGCCTTAAAGGGCTAAACTTCTTCTGTTGGGCGAATAGGGCTGCGGCTTTTTGCAAGGCGCGCTTCGCGGGATTCGGCAAGTATGCCCCTAAAGTGCGCGCGAATAAGTGCGCGCATAAGAACTTTTTCTTGTTTTGAAAAGCTGTAATCAACTGGCTTGAGCTTGGCGAGAAGCATGCTGAGCTCGGTAAGTTCAAGATCGGCGAGATTGATAGAGTGGACGTAGTGAATGTGCTTTTTTATAGTGTCGCGGGGAAGTGGCGCAAGGGATTCGGCAAAATTGGGCGCTCCGGTCATAAGGATAGGCCGGTTTTTTAGCATGGCGTAGATAATTTGCGTTGCGATTTCGGTGTCGATTGGCGAATCGTTGTAGACGATATGAAACGGTGAACTTGCGATAGATTGATAAAAAGCAAGCTCACGGTCGTAGTGCCGCCATTGAGCCTTCGCGTCTGTCTCATAAAAAAGCGACTCATCCTGAGAAGGGTGAGCCACTTTAATACCAATAAGTGAAAGAAGTGATTTGAGCGCGTAGAGCGCTGTATTACCTGGACGAATGTTGCCGCTGATTTGTGTAAAATCGTTCATTATGTGTCCTCATTAGGTTTATGAGGCAATTATACACATATAATGAGTAATTGTGCAAATGTACAATAAAAAAAGAAGCCTTAGGATTCGGATTTCTGGGCGATTATGTGTGTCCAAACGTGCGTCGGAAGATCTCCCTGGACTCCATCATCGACTGCCACGAGCGTGAAGCCGGCGTGCACTACGGCGTCGCAAATCTCGTGAGGCTGCCAGTAGTTGATGTATCGCTTGTCGTTAAACTTCTCGTTTACCCACTCATCATCTTCACCCTGCTTTATGTTAAACGCAAGAACTCCGCCGTTGTTCAGGGCCTGGTAGATATTCTCAAGCGCTGCGTCGACTTGAGTATCTGTAAGGTGTGGAAAGACGGCGTTTGCATAAATCATGTCGTACTTACCTTCAATCTTATCTTCGGTGACATTAATCGTTAAGGCTGGTTCGCCAAGGCTTTTAAGATGCTCGACGAAGTTAGGTGTCGCGTCACTACACTGAACGCTATAACCTTTGCTGCGAATATAGTTTGCATCTCGCGGAGTAGCACTCCCAATCTCGAGTACGTGGCCGCCCTTTTTAATCTCTGCTAGGGCCCGGTCAATCCACAGGATAAGCCACTGCTGGACTACGCCATCGTGCGACGAAGGTGTTGCGCGTATATAATCTGCTGTGTGATTATTGTATGTTGTTAAGGTAATTTTGTTTGAGTCTTCTTGCATTGATAATATTGCTTTTCGATTTAAAGATGGTATAGATAATTGTTGACGTTTATGATATGATTTAATCAGTAACAATTATTGATATTTTACAACATTATCGAACTGTTTAAAAGAGGTAAGGCAAAATGAGAGTCCATCTAATTACATCACGCGAAAGCCTGGTTAATAATGAGCATGTTCTGCGCGCCATTATGAAGACAATCGACGACCAGAAGCACACGCTTGCGAGTGACTGGATTGGCGAAGCGCTTGAGTGGCTTCGTTCGAATGACTATTCTGCGGCCGACTGGAAGCGTATCTACAAAGAGAGTTTAGAGCGTATAGCAGCCTCAGATGTAGTAGTAGCCGAGGTGAGTTACGAAAACTTTGGTGTTGGCTATCAAATTGCTGCAGCTGTGCAACAGAAAAAGCCCGTTCTATTGTTACGAAGCGATAGTGCCGACAAGAACGTCTTTGTTCGGGGTGTTGAAGATGGATGGGTGAAATATGCCGAATACGGTAAGATTCCGGTTGAAGAGATAATTTCTGATTTCTTAGCTGAAAACGATATTACGACGAAAGATATGCGTTTCAACTTCTTTATTGACCGCCCAATTTACAACTACCTTAGGTGGTCGGCGCTTAAAACTGGCAAAACCAAGGCCGAAATCCTGCGTGAGCTCGTTCAGCACGAAATCGACAAAAAAGAACTCTAGATTTAATCGGGTAATTCTTTTACGTCTTCAGCTACGGTGCGCAGATGTGTTTTTGATGGTATAATAGACATAATGATGAATAGGGCGCGGTAATGGCTGTAGAACGCATTGTAGATACAAGTGTGCACGACGATGACTCGGATGAGCAACAGATCGAGGTTACTTTGCGTCCGCAGACATTTGCAGATTATATCGGCCAAGAGCGCTTAAAAAAGAACTTGAAGCTGGCAATCGAGGCGGCAAAAAAACGCAGTGAACCGATTGACCACGTTCTGTTATATGGCCCTCCTGGCCTGGGCAAGACAACAATGGCGACGGTAATTGCCAACGAAATGGGAACGAATATTCGCATTACGGCTGGTCCGGCGATTGAGCGTGCAGGCGATCTTGCGAGTATTCTTACTAACTTAACAGATGGTGACGTACTATTTATCGACGAAATCCACCGCCTAAGCCATGCTGTCGAAGAGGTGCTTTATAGTGCCATGGAAGATTTTAAACTCGATATTGTTATTGGTAAGGGGCCGGCTGCTAGAAGTGTCCGCTTAGACTTGCCCAAGTTTACCGTAATTGGTGCAACGACTCGCACTGGCGCGCTTACTGCGCCGCTGCGTGACAGGTTTGGGCATATTTATCGCCACGAATTTTACACGCCCGAAGAAATTTCACGGATTATCGCAAGGTCATCGGGAATTCTAGAGAGCAAAATCCACCCGAGTGCAGCCGAAATGCTTTCAACCCGCGCGCGCCTGACTCCGCGTATTGCTAACCGCCTGCTAAAACGAGTGCGTGACTATGCCGATGTAAATGGCGATGGAATTATAGATACGGCCATTGCTACCGATGCGCTAGCTATGCTAGAGGTTGATGAGCTGGGGCTTGATCCGGCTGACCGCAATCTCCTCACGAGCATTATTGATAATTATGGCAACAAGCCGGTAGGGTTGAATACGATCGCCGCACTTACTGGCGATGAAGCCACGACGATCGAGGATTTTTACGAGCCATACCTTTTGCAGCTTGGATTTATAGAGCGCACCCCACGCGGCCGACGCGTAACGCATAAAGCGTATAAACACCTAGGTAAAGCGGCGCCGGAAATCGACGAAAAATTGGTATAATAAGAGTATGAACGATCAACCGAATCCTCCTGTTCAGCCAGTTCAGACACCCGATCCGCAAAAGCCTGTTGCTTATGACAGCGAGGGAAGGCCGCTTTATGCTGCGCCACAAGTAGCGCAAGCGCCGCCGCCTATTGCGCCAGCGGCAGCACCAACACAGATGCCAACTCCTGTCGCAGGCCAGGCCGAGCCGCAACCGCAGTATGTTCACATGAGCCGCGCTGTTGATCCTGTAGAACAACCGATATCTCCAGAGGTGAAAAAACGCCACGACGAATCTATGAAGGCATTTCCGTTTTTGAACCTGAGCGATGCTGAGTTTGTGATTAGTGCTGTCCGCAGGCATCCGATTGGGCTTATTATCCCCGTAGGAATTACTGCATTCCTTATCACGATATCCGCATCGATGCTGATTAATTACACGCTCATTATGCAGTATTTTGGTATTCTTGACGCGCCAAATCCTGCAATGGTGTACTTTATTGGTACACTGTTTATTCTTTTGGTGGGCATTGGTGGCTATATTGCGGTGTGGGTATATATGAATAACAAGTTTTTCTTAACGAACGAAAGTGTTATTCAAGAAATTCAGACCAGTCTTTTTTCGCGGCACGAACAGACGGTGAGCCTTATCAATATCGAAGATGCGAGTTTTCAACAGCATGGTATTTTGCAGACCATGCTTAACTATGGTTCGATTCGCCTTAGCACCGAGGGTGATGAAACAACCTACCGGTTTGAATACGTTTCAAACCCAAAAGAGCAGATTGCAACGCTTAATAATGCTGTCGAGGCGTTCAAAAACGGCCGACCTGTTTTGAACGATTAACGTAATCTAGCGATTAGTTTTTGTGTAGGCGGCTTCTTTTTCAAGTTCGGCAGTGAGCTTGTAGCCCTTACACTTTTCGTTGTCGCAGCCAGTAGCTTCGTAGCGATAGTCTGAGCCTTGTTCGTTCATTTTAACACCGTCTGGGTCGGTGAAAAGGCTAGCATCCATAGTGGTGAGTGTTTTACTGTCGATTTTCGATGGGTAGTAGCCGTTTTGCTCGTAGAAGGCCTCTTCTAGGCTGTAATACATGGCATTAACGGCAGTTTTTCGCTGGTCGTCGCGCTGCGTTGCTGATAAGTTATTTTTTTGTACGAGGAGCAGTGCCGTGGCTGCCGCGAGGAATGCGACAACAACGATGATTTCTATGACGGTAAACCCTTGAGAACGTTTCATTACCTCTATTATAGCAAATTATGCGGCGGCAACGTATAATAGAAAGTGATAAAGAGAGGGAATTTTTATGGCGAAAAAAGCTGAAAAGGCAGAAATGGCTGAAAAAGCAACGAATAACGAGGGTAAGCTAAAAGCGCTTGGCCTTGCGATGGATCAAATCACCAAGCAATTTGGTGACGGCTCAATTATGAAATTAGGAGATACTCACAAAGCTGATGTTGAGTTGGTATCCTCTGGCGCGTTAAGTCTTGACTTGGCACTTGGCGGGGGTTACCCGCGCGGCCGTATTATAGAGATTTATGGTCCTGAAAGCTCTGGTAAGACAACACTTACGCTTCATGCAATTGCCGAGATTCAGCGTCTTGGTGGCACGGCGGCGTTTATCGATGCCGAGCACGCGCTTGACCCGGCATACGCAAAACGTCTTGGTGTCGACACCGACAACTTGCTTGTTAGCCAGCCAGACAATGGTGAGCAAGCACTTGAGATTGCCGAGACATTGGTTCGATCTAACGCGGTTGACCTTGTGGTTGTGGACTCGGTTGCGGCACTTGTGCCACAGGCCGAAATCGACGGCGACATGGGTGATAGTCACATGGGTCTTCAGGCTCGTTTGATGAGCCAGGCACTGCGCAAGCTAACTGGTATTATCAACAAAAGCAAAACAACAGTTATCTTTATTAACCAGATTCGTATGAAAATTGGTGTTATGTTTGGCAACCCAGAGACAACTACCGGTGGTAATGCGCTCAAGTTTTATGCATCGGTACGTCTTGATATTCGCCGAACAGGGCAGATTAAATCAGGCGAGGATATAGTGGGCAACCGCACGAAGGTGAAGATCGTGAAGAACAAGATCGCACCTCCTTTCCGTGTTGCCGAGTTTGATATCATGTACAACGAAGGTATTTCTAAGACCGGTGACGTTCTCGACCTCGCAGTGCAGCATGGTATCGTAGGTAAGGCCGGTGCGTGGTTTGACTACAACGAGGCAAAGATTGGCCAGGGCCGCGAAGCAAGCAAGGTGTATCTAAAAGAACACCCTGAGGTTCTAATAGAAATCGACGAGAAGGTTCGCGCGAAGGTCGCCGAACTAGAAGCGTAATAGCGAAAAGGCGGACTTGGCACTCAGGTCCGCCTTTGCTATAAGGGGCAAGTTGCATGAAAATTACTGGCGTTTCGGCACAGCAAAAAGATAAAAACCGTGTGAATATCATGGTTGATGGAAAATACAGGTTTAGCCTGGATATTTTTCAGTATGCCGAACTGGGTATTCGAATAGGCCGGGATTATACCGACGAAGAGCTGACGGCGTTTGAAACCGAAAGCCAGTTTGGCAAGGCGTACGCTAGGGCGCTCGAGTATTGTCTTATGCGCCCGCATTCTGCCAAGGAAATGCGCGACTATCTTTACCGGAAAACCCGGGATTCGCGCACCAAAACAGGTGATGTTAAAAAGGGATTGTCGCCGGATATCACTGCTAGGGTGTTCGACAGGCTTGTTGAAAAGGGGTATATTGACGACGAAAAGTTTGCGCGCTACTGGGTAGAAAACCGCAGCCTTACAAAAGGGGCGAGCTACCGCAAGCTAACGGCCGAGCTGCGCAGTAAAGGCGTGGCGAGTGGTATTATTGAGCGTTTTTTGAGTGAATCCGAACGATCAGATGAAGACGAGATACAAAAGATTATCGCAAAAAAACGGTCGCGGTATCCAGATGATCAGAAACTTATGCAGTATCTTGCCCGCCAGGGGTTTGGGTATGACGATATTAAACAGGCGCTTGCTAGCGACTAATCCCGTTCGACGTGTTCGGCTTGGGTGTTAGGGTTTTTGCGGAACGGGTTGTGATAGGCGCCTTGAACAGTTTGTACAACCGTCTGTTTTTTTACCTCGGAGTTGACGACAATAGCAGAGTTATTAATTTCGGTAATTTGCGTGCGGTGAATAAGCAGGTGTGTGTCGCCAAAGCTTTTTAGCAAGGGGCGCTTAACACTTAGTTGTTGCACGACAAAGCCGGTGGTTTCGATAGTATAACCGTCTATTTTGCCGAGCTTGTTCTTTTTTGTATCGATGACTTGCATACCCAAAAGCTTGAAGCCAAGTTTGTAGATATCGTTCAGTTTAATAATATCGTCAGGTGAAACAAATTCATCACTCGAATCGACAATTAAGCCAATGTCGCTAAATTCTCGCACATCAGCAATCCGAAGAAGAGAGGGGTGAGAATTGAGAAGTGGACCGGAAAGTTCGTAGGCGACGATTTCGAGTGTACGAGGGTCGATAACGGCGGCGCTGGTGCGCGCAAGCTCGCCACCGGTTTGGAGACCCATGACCGGTGCATCTATAAGGCGGGATCCAGCGATTAGCATACTATTAGTATAAACGTTTTTACGTCACTACTCAACAAAGGGATTAACGCGGCCTTTAGAGAGATCGAGGTCATCGCCGGACTGGTCGCTTGTTTTGAGATTTTTTACGCGCTCAATAGTTTCTTGGTCAAATGTCGCACCAGTGGTTTGGGTGTATTCACTCGTGTCAGAAGAGAGAACGACGATATTATTAAGGACGAAAATGGCGGCAGCGACACCTCCTAGCACGATAACAACAAAGATAATGACATGAAACCTGTGAAGAAAGGTGGCAAACATTTTTTTAATTGAGTCGAGAGAAATATTCATATTCATAATGGTTTTCCTATCGGATATAGACCTCAATACTTAGGGCTTCGCTGGTTATCTGATTATCG is a genomic window containing:
- a CDS encoding penicillin-binding protein is translated as MIRQGKYTKKVTKVTQMKRALKRRWRWFMGLSKKKKALLIATPILAFLILTPLLTYLYYFNDIGDQERLMNRNNTGVVLMDRNGKTFYSTGRAEHRDLVPLDKISTNVKEALIAAEDKDFYNHGGFSIEGIMRAVYGTVTSQEAYGGGSTLTQQLAKNTLLSADYSYIRKYQELAISIAIEQRYSKDQILEMYLNSAFFGGTIFGIEDAAKAYFNKAPKDLTLAESSMLIGILPAPNAYSPTLGNPQYAKERQETVLTRMVTNGYITEAEKTTTLAKKLKYAPMNDTNDSEAPHFAEMVLEDLYANHGGEETVIRSGYQVKTTLDLELQRKLKKNIDNHVSYIEMNGGSNAGGVAIDPASGEIRALVGSVDWNNKKWGNVNMATTPRQPGSSFKPIYYSEALAQGLITPATILADVPTDFNGYKPQNANRTFSGNISVRNALARSLNIPAVKVMEKLGVERSVEAARRMGITAIEENKEYGLSLALGSAEAPLVQMTNAYAAFANQGKQFNTSVIREIDNKYDDTIFVSTEKSREVISEEGAFLISSILSDNNARAPIFGSSLTVWGHTAAVKTGTTDDQRDAWTIGYTPQLAVGVWVGNNNNATMLNGGSGMAGPIWVNTMSQALAGVADTKFTMPSGVIQKPICYGSGGLASGSGTNTYNEFFLSSALPTATCSPTQKETKTEEKPKDEGDTDQDQDAGTDGGDGTGDTGTDNGDGTTPPVDDGTDPGAGDGDTGTDPVVDPVTDPVTP
- the ruvA gene encoding Holliday junction branch migration protein RuvA — encoded protein: MIAHVSGIVAEKFNSSIIVDVNGVGYEVAVALGDFERSLINEPVKFHTYHHIREQSQELFGFTSLAAKKLFEMLITVQGVGPKAALAILSLGESETVRNAIANGDVVFITKASGVGKRIAERVVVDLTDKVGLALRTTVDSVGVSRQINQTDEALEALMALGYNLNDATRALEGISTELSTADRVTQALKG
- a CDS encoding class I SAM-dependent methyltransferase, with translation MQEDSNKITLTTYNNHTADYIRATPSSHDGVVQQWLILWIDRALAEIKKGGHVLEIGSATPRDANYIRSKGYSVQCSDATPNFVEHLKSLGEPALTINVTEDKIEGKYDMIYANAVFPHLTDTQVDAALENIYQALNNGGVLAFNIKQGEDDEWVNEKFNDKRYINYWQPHEICDAVVHAGFTLVAVDDGVQGDLPTHVWTHIIAQKSES
- the ruvB gene encoding Holliday junction branch migration DNA helicase RuvB — translated: MAVERIVDTSVHDDDSDEQQIEVTLRPQTFADYIGQERLKKNLKLAIEAAKKRSEPIDHVLLYGPPGLGKTTMATVIANEMGTNIRITAGPAIERAGDLASILTNLTDGDVLFIDEIHRLSHAVEEVLYSAMEDFKLDIVIGKGPAARSVRLDLPKFTVIGATTRTGALTAPLRDRFGHIYRHEFYTPEEISRIIARSSGILESKIHPSAAEMLSTRARLTPRIANRLLKRVRDYADVNGDGIIDTAIATDALAMLEVDELGLDPADRNLLTSIIDNYGNKPVGLNTIAALTGDEATTIEDFYEPYLLQLGFIERTPRGRRVTHKAYKHLGKAAPEIDEKLV
- a CDS encoding PH domain-containing protein, which gives rise to MNDQPNPPVQPVQTPDPQKPVAYDSEGRPLYAAPQVAQAPPPIAPAAAPTQMPTPVAGQAEPQPQYVHMSRAVDPVEQPISPEVKKRHDESMKAFPFLNLSDAEFVISAVRRHPIGLIIPVGITAFLITISASMLINYTLIMQYFGILDAPNPAMVYFIGTLFILLVGIGGYIAVWVYMNNKFFLTNESVIQEIQTSLFSRHEQTVSLINIEDASFQQHGILQTMLNYGSIRLSTEGDETTYRFEYVSNPKEQIATLNNAVEAFKNGRPVLND
- the recA gene encoding recombinase RecA, with the protein product MAKKAEKAEMAEKATNNEGKLKALGLAMDQITKQFGDGSIMKLGDTHKADVELVSSGALSLDLALGGGYPRGRIIEIYGPESSGKTTLTLHAIAEIQRLGGTAAFIDAEHALDPAYAKRLGVDTDNLLVSQPDNGEQALEIAETLVRSNAVDLVVVDSVAALVPQAEIDGDMGDSHMGLQARLMSQALRKLTGIINKSKTTVIFINQIRMKIGVMFGNPETTTGGNALKFYASVRLDIRRTGQIKSGEDIVGNRTKVKIVKNKIAPPFRVAEFDIMYNEGISKTGDVLDLAVQHGIVGKAGAWFDYNEAKIGQGREASKVYLKEHPEVLIEIDEKVRAKVAELEA
- a CDS encoding RecX family transcriptional regulator is translated as MKITGVSAQQKDKNRVNIMVDGKYRFSLDIFQYAELGIRIGRDYTDEELTAFETESQFGKAYARALEYCLMRPHSAKEMRDYLYRKTRDSRTKTGDVKKGLSPDITARVFDRLVEKGYIDDEKFARYWVENRSLTKGASYRKLTAELRSKGVASGIIERFLSESERSDEDEIQKIIAKKRSRYPDDQKLMQYLARQGFGYDDIKQALASD